The Deltaproteobacteria bacterium region TCTCATGTTGCCACGATGAAGCTTTAAAGATTCTACAAGCATCTCACGTTCGACGTTGTCGAGCGCTTCTTGAAGCGTGCGCGGATTTTGCGTACCGGTTGCCTCTGCAGTCTGCAAGGTCGGGGGCAAGTGGTGCCCGTGGATGACTCCGTCGTCAGAAAGCAGAACTGCTCGCTCGATGGAGTTTTCAAGTTCTCGTACGTTACCCGGCCAGTGATACGAGGTAAGCATATCGATCGCGGGAGTTGAGATACGGGAAATGGTTTTGTTACAGACTTTGGCGTAACGCTCAGAAAAGAAGTCGGCAAGCAATGAAATGTCGGTCAGCCGCTCGCGCAGCGGCGGAACATAAATAGGAAAGACGTTCAGGCGGTAGTAAAGGTCCTCACGAAATTCACCATTTGCAATCAATTCTTCAAGGTTTCGATTTGTCGCTGCGATAATGCGAACGTCTGCCTTGATGGTCTTGCTGCCACCGACACGCTCAAATTCCTTTTCCTGTAAAAAGCGTAGGAGCATCACTTGGGTGCTCATCGGAAAATCACCGATCTCATCCAGGAAAATGGTACCGCTGTTGGCGGCTTCAAATCGCCCGATTCGTTGGCGGGTGGCGCCGGTGAATGAGCCTTGCTCGTGACCAAATAACTCACTCTCAAGTAATGTTGGTGATAGCGCCGCACAGTTTACTTTAACAAAGGGGCGGGAAGCTCGGTCACTGTTGTAGTGAACAGCTTGAGCCACCAGCTCTTTACCCACGCCGCTTTCGCCGCGAATGAGAACTGTTGCTTCCGCTTTGCAGACTTTTGAAATCTCATCATAAACTTGTCGCATAGGCTTCGAGTTACCAATGATATTTGATGGTCGAAATTTATTCTTGAGCGCATCCTGCAGACGGGCGTTTTCCTCAAGCAGGCGTTGCCGCTCTTGCTGGTCGCGCTGGCGCTTGCGAAGCGCTTGGGCGAGCATGGTCGCGATGGTTTGCATAAGCCGGACATCTTCGTGCAGAGAGACACCCTCCGCAAAGAGATGATCTG contains the following coding sequences:
- a CDS encoding sigma 54-interacting transcriptional regulator, with protein sequence MSEQIAAKSEHREHRELRELRLLLDIGQILDNSVDLRDVAEPILSAMAEHLNMLRGSISLVNEVDQSVVIEAAYGLSSTQLKRGVYDIGEGVTGKVVKSGKAVLVPKVSEEPLFLNKTGARKDITKGDVSFICVPIKWGVRTIGALSADHLFAEGVSLHEDVRLMQTIATMLAQALRKRQRDQQERQRLLEENARLQDALKNKFRPSNIIGNSKPMRQVYDEISKVCKAEATVLIRGESGVGKELVAQAVHYNSDRASRPFVKVNCAALSPTLLESELFGHEQGSFTGATRQRIGRFEAANSGTIFLDEIGDFPMSTQVMLLRFLQEKEFERVGGSKTIKADVRIIAATNRNLEELIANGEFREDLYYRLNVFPIYVPPLRERLTDISLLADFFSERYAKVCNKTISRISTPAIDMLTSYHWPGNVRELENSIERAVLLSDDGVIHGHHLPPTLQTAEATGTQNPRTLQEALDNVEREMLVESLKLHRGNMRKAAKDLGITERIMGLRVRKHRINARRFRSGAPDAEYLIN